Proteins encoded within one genomic window of Arachis ipaensis cultivar K30076 chromosome B08, Araip1.1, whole genome shotgun sequence:
- the LOC107613957 gene encoding (-)-alpha-terpineol synthase-like isoform X2: MATERGFGDLQPSIWKYEYIQSLRSEYKEESYIKKREVLKEEVRMMLCEVENHVHQLELIDILQRLGVAYHFKDEIKSILDNIYNMEIFNTKKILYATALQFRLLRQHGYDISAGQWQVLGTI; this comes from the exons ATGGCTACTGAACGAGGATTTGGAGATTTGCAACCTTCCATTTGGAAGTATGAATATATTCAATCACTAAGAAGTGAATATAAG GAAGAATCATACATAAAGAAAAGGGAAGTGTTAAAGGAAGAAGTAAGAATGATGCTTTGCGAAGTAGAAAATCATGTTCATCAACTTGAGCTGATTGATATTTTACAAAGACTTGGAGTAGCTTATCATTTTAAAGATGAAATAAAGAGCATTTTGGACAATATTTACAACATGGAAATATTCAACACAAAGAAGATTTTGTATGCCACAGCACTTCAATTCAGGCTCTTAAGACAGCATGGATATGATATATCTGCAG GTCAATGGCAAGTTCTTGGTACGATATGA
- the LOC107613957 gene encoding (-)-alpha-terpineol synthase-like isoform X1: MATERGFGDLQPSIWKYEYIQSLRSEYKEESYIKKREVLKEEVRMMLCEVENHVHQLELIDILQRLGVAYHFKDEIKSILDNIYNMEIFNTKKILYATALQFRLLRQHGYDISAGFHIKSLQSDLSIHEFFF; the protein is encoded by the exons ATGGCTACTGAACGAGGATTTGGAGATTTGCAACCTTCCATTTGGAAGTATGAATATATTCAATCACTAAGAAGTGAATATAAG GAAGAATCATACATAAAGAAAAGGGAAGTGTTAAAGGAAGAAGTAAGAATGATGCTTTGCGAAGTAGAAAATCATGTTCATCAACTTGAGCTGATTGATATTTTACAAAGACTTGGAGTAGCTTATCATTTTAAAGATGAAATAAAGAGCATTTTGGACAATATTTACAACATGGAAATATTCAACACAAAGAAGATTTTGTATGCCACAGCACTTCAATTCAGGCTCTTAAGACAGCATGGATATGATATATCTGCAGGTTTTCATATTAAATCCTTGCAATCTGACCTTTCTatacatgaattttttttttag